One part of the Vicia villosa cultivar HV-30 ecotype Madison, WI linkage group LG6, Vvil1.0, whole genome shotgun sequence genome encodes these proteins:
- the LOC131609497 gene encoding uncharacterized protein LOC131609497: protein MAANSENIRSLSLRLNSQIHGGADSISIPVCSLCHNILPIDDEITSDPAMRGVCGDCADSLCVPLCSLCRKALSPDDEITGDLAMGGVCGDCKFLLLEDFGNHTVSQRRLRERFRHSSSESVPNIGGQNHSTASVEEDQVVDGDNPAWSLQNASANTTPSRSRSWRHVLSDTDSDGFDNWRSHYGENESNASFRQYMVPQSEVDSFSFSAYGGDSDISIDRQSFVGTGIFNLPDEGDEFDTDTDIDPMHAGLSQWNSDNMEDEEEDDEEEEGEEEREWELPEVDESASARLQVLLTASPNESRSRINWEQRFNATETEGIFSQIIRETWLALDDAELPNEANFGDFMDTRRFNDLLDHLADNDPSRRGAPPAAASFVNNLPRVVISKEHEKHEELVCAICKDVLALGTEVNQLPCSHLYHCHCILPWLRTRNSCPLCRYELPTDDKDYEEGKQNNDGRNVINERQQLLHVMDDSFSDISDEAEASEEDDTTTTHETLNSSATEGSRGRWLFLAAAPTVSLVGMVIVLWLGRNSRSEGTRHSNTRLAAQNQQAFNGSRNRGETRHRRWWCPF from the coding sequence ATGGCTGCAAATTCTGAGAATATACGGTCCTTGTCATTGCGGTTGAATTCACAAATTCATGGTGGTGCTGATTCAATATCTATTCCAGTGTGTTCTCTTTGCCACAACATCTTACCAATTGATGATGAGATAACAAGTGATCCTGCAATGCGTGGTGTATGCGGTGACTGTGCTGATTCTCTATGTGTTCCACTGTGTTCACTTTGCCGCAAGGCCTTATCGCCTGATGATGAGATAACCGGTGATCTCGCAATGGGTGGTGTATGCGGTGACTGTAAATTTCTATTGCTTGAAGACTTTGGGAATCATACAGTTTCTCAAAGGAGGCTGAGAGAAAGATTCAGGCACAGTAGCTCTGAATCGGTTCCGAATATTGGTGGACAAAACCATTCCACTGCATCTGTAGAGGAAGATCAAGTTGTAGATGGTGACAACCCTGCATGGTCATTGCAGAATGCTAGTGCAAATACTACTCCTAGTCGTTCTAGAAGCTGGAGGCATGTTCTCTCGGATACTGACAGTGATGGTTTTGATAATTGGCGTTCTCATTATGGTGAAAATGAATCAAATGCAAGTTTTAGACAGTATATGGTTCCCCAAAGTGAGGTCGATTCTTTTTCTTTCAGTGCTTATGGAGGTGACTCGGATATCTCTATCGATAGACAGAGTTTTGTTGGCACTGGAATTTTTAATTTACCGGACGAGGGAGATGAGTTTGATACTGACACTGACATCGATCCAATGCATGCTGGCCTCAGCCAATGGAACTCGGACAATATGGAAGACGAGGAAGAGGATGACGAGGAAGAGGAGGGCGAGGAGGAAAGAGAATGGGAACTACCCGAGGTTGATGAATCTGCATCCGCTCGCCTTCAAGTTCTTTTAACCGCAAGTCCAAATGAGAGCCGAAGCCGCATTAATTGGGAACAAAGGTTTAATGCCACTGAAACTGAGGGGATATTTAGCCAGATAATCAGGGAAACCTGGTTAGCTTTGGACGATGCTGAATTACCTAATGAAGCTAATTTCGGAGACTTCATGGATACCAGACGCTTCAATGATCTGCTTGATCATCTCGCTGACAATGACCCTTCAAGACGAGGAGCACCTCCTGCTGCTGCATCTTTTGTAAATAATCTACCCCGTGTAGTCATTAGCAAGGAACACGAGAAACACGAAGAACTAGTTTGTGCCATCTGCAAGGATGTTTTGGCTCTTGGAACTGAAGTAAATCAGCTCCCTTGTTCTCACCTTTACCATTGTCATTGCATTTTGCCGTGGTTGAGGACACGTAATTCGTGCCCTCTTTGTCGCTATGAGCTTCCAACCGATGATAAGGATTACGAAGAGGGAAAACAGAACAACGATGGTAGAAATGTGATCAATGAGAGACAGCAGCTACTACACGTTATGGATGATAGTTTCTCTGATATTTCTGATGAAGCTGAAGCGAGTGAAGAAGATGATACCACCACTACTCACGAAACTCTGAATTCTTCTGCAACAGAAGGTAGTAGGGGAAGATGGCTGTTTCTTGCTGCAGCTCCGACTGTTAGTCTAGTAGGTATGGTTATTGTACTGTGGCTAGGTAGAAACTCTCGGAGTGAAGGGACTAGACATTCGAATACTCGCTTGGCTGCGCAAAATCAGCAAGCTTTTAATGGTTCTCGAAACCGAGGGGAGACTAGACACAGAAGATGGTGGTGTCCATTCTAA